Proteins from a genomic interval of Micromonospora sp. NBC_00389:
- a CDS encoding ClpP family protease — MIGYGVRMLDGGQPSFGDQVFERLLRERIVFLGTEVTEESANQICAQILLLAAEDADRDIYLYINSPGGSVSAGMAVYDTMRYVRNDVATLALGFAGSMGQFLLCAGTAGKRYALPHSRIMMHQPSGGMGGTASDITIQAENMLHVKRTMQELIAQHSGRTLDEIQRDWDRDRWFTAEQAREYGLIDQVLTRAEQLPAV; from the coding sequence ATGATCGGGTACGGCGTGCGAATGCTGGACGGCGGGCAGCCGTCCTTCGGTGATCAGGTCTTCGAGCGGCTGCTGCGCGAGCGGATCGTCTTCCTCGGCACCGAGGTGACCGAGGAATCGGCCAACCAGATCTGTGCGCAGATCCTGCTGCTCGCCGCCGAGGACGCCGATCGGGACATCTACCTCTACATCAACTCGCCGGGCGGCTCGGTGAGCGCGGGGATGGCGGTCTACGACACGATGCGCTACGTCCGCAACGACGTGGCCACGCTGGCGCTGGGGTTCGCCGGCTCGATGGGGCAGTTCCTGCTCTGCGCCGGCACGGCCGGCAAGCGGTACGCGCTGCCACACTCGCGGATCATGATGCACCAGCCCTCCGGCGGAATGGGCGGCACCGCCTCGGACATCACCATCCAGGCCGAGAACATGCTGCATGTGAAGCGGACCATGCAGGAACTGATCGCCCAGCACAGTGGACGGACACTGGACGAGATCCAGCGGGACTGGGACCGGGACCGCTGGTTCACCGCCGAGCAGGCCCGCGAGTACGGCCTGATCGACCAGGTGCTCACCCGAGCCGAGCAGCTACCGGCGGTCTGA
- the folP gene encoding dihydropteroate synthase: MAGALRLGGRTFAPGELVVMAIVNRTPDSFFDRGATFAADSALRAVERAVEEGAEIIDIGGVKAGPGAEVDATEEIRRTVDTIAAVRAAFPDVVISIDTWRAEVAVEAVAAGADLLNDTWSGADPTLARVAAQTGAGLVCSHAGGLVPRTRPHRAAFDDVVADVVATVTGLAERAVAAGVRPDGILVDPAHDFGKNTRHSLEITRRLDELSGTGWPLLVALSNKDFIGETLDLPVAERLEGTLAATAISAWLGAQVFRAHQVGPTRRVLDMVASIRGDRPPAVTRRGLA, translated from the coding sequence ATGGCCGGGGCGCTTCGGCTGGGTGGGCGGACGTTCGCCCCCGGTGAGCTGGTGGTGATGGCGATCGTCAACCGCACGCCGGACTCGTTCTTCGACCGGGGCGCCACCTTCGCCGCCGACAGCGCGCTGCGGGCGGTCGAGCGGGCGGTCGAGGAGGGTGCGGAGATCATCGACATCGGCGGGGTGAAGGCCGGGCCGGGCGCCGAGGTGGACGCCACCGAGGAGATCCGCCGCACGGTCGACACCATCGCCGCCGTGCGGGCCGCCTTCCCGGACGTGGTGATCTCCATCGACACCTGGCGTGCGGAGGTGGCGGTGGAGGCCGTGGCAGCCGGTGCCGACCTGCTCAACGACACCTGGTCGGGTGCCGACCCGACGCTGGCCCGGGTAGCCGCGCAGACCGGCGCCGGCCTGGTCTGCTCACACGCGGGCGGGCTGGTTCCGCGGACCCGACCGCACCGGGCCGCCTTCGACGATGTGGTCGCCGACGTGGTCGCGACGGTCACCGGGCTCGCCGAGCGCGCGGTGGCGGCGGGGGTACGCCCCGACGGGATCCTCGTCGACCCGGCACATGACTTCGGCAAGAACACGCGGCACTCCCTGGAGATCACCCGCCGGCTGGACGAGCTGTCCGGGACCGGCTGGCCGCTGCTGGTGGCGCTGTCCAACAAGGACTTCATCGGCGAGACGCTGGACCTGCCGGTGGCCGAGCGGCTGGAGGGGACGCTCGCCGCGACCGCCATCTCCGCCTGGCTGGGTGCCCAGGTGTTCCGCGCACACCAGGTCGGGCCCACCCGCCGGGTGCTGGACATGGTGGCCTCGATCCGCGGTGACCGACCGCCCGCGGTGACCCGGCGGGGCCTGGCCTGA
- a CDS encoding 2-oxoacid:ferredoxin oxidoreductase subunit beta: MSESVALKLTAKDFKSDQEVRWCPGCGDYAILAAIQQFMPELNIPRERTVFVSGIGCSSRFPYYMNTYGMHSIHGRAPAIATGLSVSRPDLSVWVVTGDGDALSIGGNHLIHALRRNVNLKILLFNNRIYGLTKGQYSPTSEVGKITKSTPSGSADAPFNPLSLALGAEASFVGRTIDSDRKHLQSVLRAAAEHEGSAFVEIYQNCNIFNDGAFDQLKDPSTRDDYLIRLEHGQPITFGADGRFCVVHPPGGFGLEVRDTSSVRPEEIVVHDATVADPAYAFALSRLPGLDLRNTPIGVFRNVDRPSYDSVVQSQLAAAKAEVTETPEQQLAGLLGSGDTWTIL; the protein is encoded by the coding sequence ATGTCTGAGTCCGTCGCGCTCAAGCTCACCGCCAAGGACTTCAAGTCCGACCAGGAAGTGCGCTGGTGCCCCGGCTGCGGCGACTACGCCATCCTGGCGGCGATCCAGCAGTTCATGCCGGAGCTAAACATCCCCCGGGAGCGGACTGTCTTCGTCTCCGGGATCGGCTGCTCGTCCCGCTTCCCGTACTACATGAACACGTACGGGATGCACTCGATCCACGGCCGCGCCCCGGCGATCGCCACCGGCCTGTCGGTGTCCCGGCCGGACCTCTCGGTCTGGGTGGTCACCGGTGACGGTGATGCGCTCTCCATCGGCGGCAACCACCTGATCCACGCGCTGCGGCGGAACGTCAACCTCAAGATCCTGCTGTTCAACAACCGGATCTACGGGCTGACCAAGGGGCAGTATTCGCCGACCTCCGAGGTCGGGAAGATCACCAAGTCCACTCCGTCCGGCTCGGCGGACGCCCCGTTCAACCCGCTCTCCCTCGCCCTCGGCGCGGAGGCCAGCTTCGTCGGCCGGACCATCGACTCCGACCGCAAGCACCTGCAGTCGGTGCTGCGGGCCGCCGCCGAGCACGAGGGCTCGGCGTTCGTGGAGATCTACCAGAACTGCAACATCTTCAACGATGGGGCGTTCGACCAGCTCAAGGACCCGTCCACCCGGGACGACTACCTGATTCGCCTGGAGCACGGGCAGCCGATCACCTTCGGCGCCGACGGGCGGTTCTGCGTCGTACACCCGCCGGGCGGGTTCGGCCTGGAGGTCCGGGACACCAGCTCGGTCCGCCCGGAGGAAATCGTCGTGCACGACGCGACGGTGGCCGACCCGGCGTACGCCTTCGCGCTGTCCCGGCTGCCCGGCCTGGACCTGCGCAACACCCCGATCGGGGTGTTCCGCAACGTGGACCGGCCGTCCTACGACAGCGTGGTGCAGAGCCAGCTCGCCGCCGCCAAGGCGGAGGTCACCGAGACCCCCGAGCAGCAACTCGCCGGCCTGCTGGGCAGCGGCGACACCTGGACGATCCTCTGA
- a CDS encoding helix-turn-helix domain-containing protein, with protein MSLLRRVIGGVLRRLRQRQGRTLREVAAAAGVSVPYLSEVERGRKEASSEVLAAICRALGIRLSDLLEEARDDLRQVEPRIPTAPRAVLTRLERVEVARRDAGNHTLRVGPRTAGPILHRAPGAAGPTLCVRPMASAGGSRPGPRTAALLGCARARAGARRLTAA; from the coding sequence ATGTCATTGCTGCGACGAGTGATCGGCGGGGTGCTGCGCCGGCTCCGCCAGCGCCAGGGCCGCACGCTCCGCGAGGTGGCCGCAGCGGCCGGGGTCTCCGTGCCCTACCTCTCCGAGGTCGAGCGGGGCCGCAAGGAAGCCTCGTCGGAGGTGCTCGCCGCGATCTGCCGGGCGCTCGGCATCCGCCTCTCCGACCTGCTCGAGGAGGCCCGCGACGACCTGCGCCAGGTCGAGCCGCGCATCCCGACCGCGCCACGGGCCGTGTTGACCCGGCTGGAGCGGGTCGAGGTGGCGCGACGCGACGCCGGCAACCACACCCTGCGAGTCGGCCCACGCACCGCCGGGCCGATTCTGCACCGGGCACCGGGGGCGGCCGGGCCGACACTGTGCGTCCGCCCGATGGCCTCCGCCGGTGGCTCGCGCCCCGGTCCGCGTACCGCCGCCCTGCTGGGCTGCGCGCGGGCCAGGGCGGGCGCGCGGCGGCTGACCGCCGCGTAG
- the ndhC gene encoding NADH-quinone oxidoreductase subunit A, whose protein sequence is MTGYLGSYATLGLLLLASVLFFVTAFSANRVLRPARPANPVGKRTSYECGLDPVGADWAQMQIRYYVYAYLYVLFAVEAVFLFPWAVVFDRPGFGLVTVVEMAVFVAVLALGILYAWRRNILRWT, encoded by the coding sequence GTGACCGGTTACCTGGGCTCGTACGCGACGCTCGGGCTCTTGCTGCTCGCCAGCGTCCTGTTCTTCGTCACTGCGTTCTCTGCCAACCGGGTGTTACGTCCCGCCCGTCCGGCCAATCCGGTCGGTAAGCGGACCAGCTACGAGTGCGGGCTCGACCCGGTCGGCGCGGACTGGGCGCAGATGCAGATCCGCTACTACGTCTACGCCTACCTGTACGTCCTGTTCGCGGTCGAGGCGGTGTTCCTCTTCCCCTGGGCGGTGGTCTTCGACCGGCCGGGCTTCGGCCTGGTCACGGTGGTGGAGATGGCGGTGTTCGTGGCGGTGCTCGCGCTCGGCATCCTCTATGCCTGGCGCAGGAACATCCTGCGCTGGACCTGA
- a CDS encoding 2-oxoacid:acceptor oxidoreductase subunit alpha, translated as MTKQIRQLDRVVIRFAGDSGDGMQLTGDRFTSETAQLGNDISTLPNFPAEIRAPAGTLPGVSSFQVHFADYDILTPGDAPNVLVAMNPAALKANLADLPRGADIIVNTDEFTRRNLAKVGYQTSPLDDESLAGYVVHPVALTSMTVGALAAHEVSKKDAERSKNMFALGLLSWMYSRPYESTLRFLERKFAARPELVAANVAAFKAGWNFGETTEDFAVRYEVKPAKMKPGTYRNITGNAALSLGLVAAGVRSGLPVFLGAYPITPASDILHELSKHKRFGVLTMQAEDEIAAVGAALGASYGGSLGVTTTSGPGVALKSETISLAVALELPLVIVDVQRAGPSTGMPTKTEQADLNIALYGRHGEAPIAVIAPRSPSDCFFAALEAARIALTYRTPVILLSDNYVANGSEPWLLPDVESLPDLRVEFATKPNGEDGTTFLPYLRDPETLARPWAIPGTAGLEHRIGGLEKADKTGDISYDPANHDFMVRTRAARIETIPVPDIEVEDPDGDARVLVLGWGSTYGPIGAACRGLRQRGLSVAQAHLRHLAPMPANLGEVLRSYDRVVIPEMNLGQLAHVIRARYLVDAISYNQVRGLPFTSAELETTLEEVLKNV; from the coding sequence GTGACCAAGCAGATCCGTCAACTCGACCGGGTGGTCATCCGGTTCGCCGGTGACTCCGGCGATGGCATGCAGTTGACCGGCGACCGGTTCACCTCGGAGACGGCACAGCTCGGCAACGACATCTCCACGCTGCCCAACTTCCCCGCCGAGATCCGGGCTCCCGCCGGCACCCTGCCCGGCGTGTCGAGCTTCCAGGTTCACTTCGCCGACTACGACATCCTCACCCCGGGCGACGCGCCCAACGTGCTGGTGGCGATGAACCCCGCGGCGCTCAAGGCCAACCTGGCCGACCTGCCGCGCGGCGCGGACATCATCGTCAACACCGACGAGTTCACCAGGCGCAACCTGGCCAAGGTCGGCTACCAGACCAGCCCGCTCGACGACGAGTCGCTGGCCGGCTACGTCGTGCACCCGGTGGCACTGACCTCGATGACGGTCGGCGCGCTCGCCGCCCACGAGGTGTCCAAGAAGGACGCCGAGCGGTCGAAGAACATGTTCGCCCTCGGCCTGCTCTCCTGGATGTACTCCCGGCCGTACGAGTCGACGCTGCGCTTCCTGGAGCGTAAGTTCGCGGCCCGCCCGGAGTTGGTCGCGGCGAACGTGGCCGCGTTCAAGGCCGGCTGGAACTTCGGCGAGACCACCGAGGACTTCGCGGTCCGCTACGAGGTCAAGCCGGCGAAGATGAAGCCGGGCACCTACCGCAACATCACCGGCAACGCCGCACTCTCGCTGGGTCTGGTCGCTGCCGGAGTCCGCTCCGGGCTGCCGGTCTTCCTCGGCGCGTACCCGATCACGCCGGCCTCGGACATCCTGCACGAGCTGAGCAAGCACAAGCGCTTCGGCGTGCTCACCATGCAGGCGGAGGACGAGATCGCCGCGGTCGGCGCCGCACTGGGCGCGTCGTACGGCGGGTCGCTCGGGGTGACCACCACCAGCGGCCCCGGCGTGGCGCTCAAGAGCGAGACGATCTCGCTCGCGGTGGCGCTGGAGCTGCCGCTGGTGATCGTGGACGTGCAGCGCGCCGGCCCGTCGACCGGCATGCCGACCAAGACCGAGCAGGCCGACCTCAACATCGCGCTCTACGGCCGGCACGGCGAGGCGCCGATCGCCGTGATCGCGCCCAGATCGCCGTCGGACTGCTTCTTCGCCGCGCTGGAGGCCGCCCGGATCGCGCTGACCTACCGCACCCCGGTGATCCTCCTGTCGGACAACTACGTCGCCAACGGCTCGGAGCCGTGGCTGCTGCCCGACGTCGAGTCACTCCCCGACCTGCGGGTGGAGTTCGCCACCAAGCCCAACGGCGAGGACGGCACCACCTTCCTGCCGTACCTGCGCGACCCGGAGACCCTGGCCCGGCCGTGGGCGATCCCGGGCACCGCGGGGCTGGAGCACCGGATCGGCGGGCTGGAGAAGGCCGACAAGACCGGGGACATCTCCTACGATCCGGCCAACCACGACTTCATGGTGCGTACGAGGGCAGCCCGGATCGAGACCATCCCGGTGCCGGACATCGAGGTGGAGGACCCGGACGGCGACGCCCGGGTGCTGGTGCTCGGCTGGGGCTCGACGTACGGGCCGATCGGCGCGGCCTGCCGTGGGCTGCGCCAGCGGGGCCTGTCCGTCGCCCAGGCGCACCTGCGGCACCTGGCGCCGATGCCGGCCAACCTCGGCGAGGTGCTGCGCTCCTACGACCGCGTGGTCATTCCGGAGATGAACCTGGGCCAGCTGGCGCACGTCATCCGGGCCCGCTACCTGGTCGACGCGATCAGCTACAACCAGGTCCGCGGCCTGCCGTTCACGTCCGCCGAGCTGGAGACGACGCTGGAAGAGGTGCTGAAGAATGTCTGA
- a CDS encoding FMN-dependent NADH-azoreductase, whose amino-acid sequence MHLLHIDSSIRGDWSVSRRLTARAVATWRAAHPDGTVTYRDLGAEPLPHLDAAGGLARMTPPDQHTPAQRDSWELSERVVREVQQADVVLLGLPLYNYGAPSSVKAWVDHLILPGLAYDPVTQKGLLGGREFVVLATRGGGYGEGTPRNGWDHAEPWLPHGLSQTGLEPRFIATELTLAPAVPAMAELIPLHEASLAATEKEIDNLWLPASTQR is encoded by the coding sequence ATGCATCTGTTGCATATCGATTCGAGCATCCGAGGCGATTGGTCGGTCAGCCGGCGGCTCACCGCCCGCGCCGTCGCCACCTGGCGTGCCGCCCACCCGGACGGCACGGTGACCTATCGAGATCTGGGAGCCGAGCCGCTGCCCCACCTGGACGCGGCGGGTGGCCTGGCCCGGATGACGCCACCGGACCAGCACACCCCGGCGCAGCGTGACTCCTGGGAGCTCAGCGAGCGCGTGGTCCGTGAGGTGCAGCAGGCCGACGTGGTGCTGCTCGGGCTGCCGCTCTACAACTACGGCGCGCCCAGCAGCGTGAAGGCCTGGGTCGACCACCTGATCCTGCCCGGGTTGGCCTATGACCCGGTGACCCAGAAGGGCCTGCTCGGCGGGCGGGAGTTCGTCGTGCTCGCCACCCGTGGTGGCGGCTACGGCGAGGGCACGCCCCGCAACGGCTGGGACCACGCCGAGCCGTGGCTCCCGCACGGCCTGTCGCAGACCGGCCTGGAGCCGCGCTTCATCGCCACCGAACTGACCCTCGCCCCCGCGGTCCCGGCGATGGCCGAACTCATCCCGCTGCACGAGGCGAGCCTCGCGGCGACCGAGAAGGAGATCGACAACCTCTGGCTGCCGGCCTCCACCCAGCGCTGA
- a CDS encoding MarR family winged helix-turn-helix transcriptional regulator — protein sequence MSAMQLDPPEHRSGALLDHLARRMRLRSESVLAPLGLRPRHLVALTVLRDGGGISQQALASTLEMDSTNIVGLLNDLEAMQLIERRRSPEDRRRHVVELTDDGAKRLNQAECALVGAEDEVLGALEPADRERLYLLLRQATSGTAITCAAIYPDESAADNC from the coding sequence ATGTCCGCCATGCAGCTCGACCCCCCGGAGCACCGCTCGGGCGCGCTGCTGGACCACCTGGCCCGCCGTATGCGGCTGCGGTCCGAGTCGGTGCTGGCGCCGCTGGGTCTACGGCCGCGGCATCTGGTCGCGCTCACCGTGCTGCGGGACGGCGGCGGAATCAGCCAACAGGCGCTCGCCAGCACCCTGGAGATGGACAGCACCAACATCGTCGGGCTGCTGAACGATCTGGAGGCGATGCAGCTGATCGAGCGTCGCCGCTCACCCGAGGACCGTCGCCGGCACGTCGTCGAGCTCACGGACGACGGGGCGAAACGCCTCAACCAGGCCGAATGCGCCCTCGTGGGCGCCGAGGACGAGGTGTTGGGGGCGCTGGAGCCCGCCGATCGGGAGAGGCTCTACCTGCTGCTCCGGCAGGCGACCAGCGGGACGGCGATCACCTGCGCAGCGATCTACCCGGACGAGTCGGCCGCCGACAACTGCTGA
- a CDS encoding potassium channel family protein, producing the protein MIHFPAQRRGPLSALSLRLAAALGLVFSVVAAVYLDRDGYRDVNEDGLTLLDCFYYAVVSLSTTGYGDITPAAPSARLVNVLFVTPARVLFLIILVGTTLEVLTEQYRTGRRLSRWRRTVKDHVIICGYGTKGRSAVSALVENGLDRSRIVVVERSGPALRQATSAGLVAIEGSATRSSVLEEAHVRTAKAVIIATDSDDASVLVALTVRQVTAGQVRIIAAAREAENAPLLKQSGAHHVIVSSATAGRLLGLSTSAPPLIDVVEDLLTPGQGMALAMRSAERDEVGRSPRELESLVIALVRRGKVVTLADRAGAVIETGDMLVHVRDDRPQSASTV; encoded by the coding sequence GTGATCCATTTTCCCGCGCAGCGCCGGGGCCCGCTGAGTGCGCTGAGCCTCCGGCTGGCCGCCGCCCTGGGTCTGGTCTTCTCAGTGGTCGCCGCGGTCTACCTGGACCGGGACGGCTACCGCGACGTCAACGAGGATGGCCTCACCCTGCTCGACTGCTTCTATTACGCGGTCGTCTCGCTCTCCACCACGGGCTACGGTGACATCACTCCTGCCGCGCCGTCGGCCCGGCTGGTCAACGTCCTCTTCGTCACCCCGGCCCGGGTGCTTTTCCTGATCATCCTGGTCGGCACCACCCTGGAAGTCCTGACCGAGCAGTACCGGACCGGCCGTCGCCTGTCGCGGTGGAGGAGAACCGTGAAGGACCACGTCATCATCTGCGGCTACGGCACCAAGGGCCGCAGCGCGGTCTCCGCCCTGGTGGAGAACGGTCTGGACCGGTCGAGGATCGTGGTGGTGGAGCGCAGCGGCCCCGCCCTGCGGCAGGCCACCTCCGCCGGGCTGGTCGCCATCGAGGGCTCGGCGACCCGGTCGTCCGTGCTGGAGGAGGCGCACGTCCGGACGGCGAAGGCCGTGATCATCGCGACCGATAGTGACGATGCCTCGGTGTTGGTGGCACTGACCGTCCGCCAGGTCACCGCAGGGCAGGTACGGATCATCGCGGCGGCCCGGGAGGCGGAGAACGCCCCGCTGCTCAAGCAGAGCGGCGCGCACCACGTGATCGTTTCCTCGGCCACCGCCGGTCGGCTGCTCGGCCTGTCCACCTCGGCGCCGCCGCTGATCGACGTGGTGGAGGACCTGCTCACCCCGGGTCAGGGAATGGCGCTGGCGATGCGCTCGGCGGAGCGGGACGAGGTGGGTCGCTCACCGCGCGAGCTGGAGTCGTTGGTGATCGCCCTGGTCCGCCGGGGCAAGGTGGTCACCCTGGCCGACCGGGCAGGCGCGGTGATCGAGACCGGCGACATGCTGGTGCACGTCCGCGACGACCGCCCTCAGTCCGCCTCGACGGTCTGA